In Phragmites australis chromosome 24, lpPhrAust1.1, whole genome shotgun sequence, the following are encoded in one genomic region:
- the LOC133907506 gene encoding transcription factor bHLH94-like — protein sequence MALDAVVYPQPQGHLGYGNRDSPYALSWRDTVGFGDDEPSPGEWDPLLLASLVQNAEEWEEEVSSKASPEHEAALAVAAPSPVIQRAATTRRKRRRLKVVKNEEEIESQRMTHIAVERNRRRQMNEYLAVLRSLMPPSYAQRGDQASIVGGAINFTRELEQLLQSLEVQKSLKEHSTNTDGAAWSPFAGFFSFPQYSTVSVSHGGAGDNAHRIKAESTSAADIEASMVEGHASLKVQARRRPRQLLRLATGLQQLGLTTLHLNVSTAGAMVMYSFSLKVEDECKLSSVEEIATAANEILGRVQQEAGFS from the exons ATGGCATTGGATGCCGTGGTGTACCCCCAACCCCAAGGCCATTTAGGCTACGGGAACAGGGACTCGCCCTATGCGCTGTCGTGGCGCGACACGGTCGGCTTCGGCGACGATGAGCCGTCCCCCGGCGAATGGGACCCCTTGCTGCTCGCCTCCCTCGTGCAGAATGCCGaggagtgggaggaggaggtgagttCCAAGGCCTCGCCGGAGCATGAGGCGGCGTTGGCCGTTGCGGCGCCATCACCGGTGATTCAGCGGGCGGCCActacgaggaggaagaggaggcggctCAAGGTTGTCAAGAACGAGGAGGAGATCGAGAGCCAGCGGATGACTCACATTGCCGTGGAGCGGAACCGCCGCCGGCAGATGAACGAGTACCTCGCCGTGCTCCGTTCCCTCATGCCACCTTCCTACGCGCAAAGG GGTGATCAAGCATCTATTGTTGGGGGAGCAATCAACTTCACGAGGGAGCTTGAGCAACTCCTCCAATCGCTTGAGGTGCAAAAGAGCCTCAAGGAACACAGCACCAACACTGATGGCGCTGCCTGGTCTCCGTTCGCCGGATTCTTCAGCTTCCCACAGTACTCCACTGTCTCTGTCTCCCACGGTGGCGCCGGCGACAATGCCCACAGGATCAAGGCCGAGTCGACGTCTGCTGCCGACATCGAGGCGAGCATGGTGGAGGGCCATGCCAGCCTAAAGGTGCAGGCACGGCGGCGGCCAAGGCAGCTGCTCAGGCTGGCGACCGGCCTCCAGCAGTTAGGGCTCACGACCTTGCATCTCAACGTCAGCACTGCCGGCGCCATGGTCATGTACTCCTTCAGCCTCAAG GTGGAAGATGAATGCAAGCTCAGCTCTGTGGAGGAGATTGCAACTGCAGCGAACGAGATTCTGGGTAGGGTACAGCAGGAGGCAGGCTTTAGTTGA